The segment TTTTGATGGTATTTAACAAAAAAATCTATAAAGGAAAAAAGAGATTATCTTTTTGTGATGTGTTTTTGATATAATATATCCTGTTTAGAGGTAATTCTGGACAAAGGTAGCGAAATATAGGAATTTAGGGGTCTTTGGAGAAAAAAGGATTGATAACTATTGGATAAGGATAGCAAAGATGGAGGGCAAAAATATCCCCATTCTTTGCAACCATTGCAGCGATGCCCCTTGCGTTCGTGTTTGCCCGGTAAAGGCATCATTTATAAGGGAGGATGGCATAGTTTTGGTGTGCCAGGAATGTGTAATTTTTGTGTGCATAGGGTAGACAAAGAGTTATTGCCCATTTGTGTTGAGGTCTGCCCAAACAAGGCATTTACCTTTGGTGAGTTGAATAATATAAATCTAAAGGATGCAAAGGCAATAAGAGAAGATTTAAGGCTAAAGCCAAAGGTTTATTATTTGGGGATTTAAAAATTGAAGATAGATGAGAGGCTTTTAAACGATATAATAAATAAGATAAAAACACACTTTCATCCTTTAAAGGTAATTCTTTTTGGTTCCTATGCAGAGGGAAAGTCTAAGCCAGATAGTGATGTTGATTTGCTAGTAATAATGAAAAGTAATGAAAGGCCTGCCAAAAGAGCAATCAAGATTAGAAAGCTCTGTCGCCCCAGGTTTCTGTCTATGGATATTCTGGTAAGAACCCCAAGAGAGATTGAAGAAAGGCTTAAGATAAATGATTTTTTTATCAAGAAAATTATAGAAAATGGAAGGGTTGTTTATGAAAGAAAAATCTAATGCTTTAGAGTGGTATAATAAAGCAGAAAATGATTTTAAGGCTGCTTGCTATCTTGCTAAAAGAAAAAAAGATCCCCTTTTTGACCTTGTATGCTACCACTGTCAGCAAGCTTGCGAAAAATATTTTAAGGCATCTTTAGTTTTTAAAGAGAAAAATCCTCCCTGGACACACGACCTTGAAAATCTATTAGACCTCTGTGGAGAAGATGACCCTTCTTTTGAGGAAATACGGGAGATTATAATGCCTTTAACCCCATATGTTGTTGAATACCGTTATCCAGGAGAAGAAGCCATAGAAGAAGAGGCTAAAGATGCTCTCGAGAGGACAAAAAAGATAAGGATTTTTATAAAAAAGAAATTGGGAGTAAAAGATTGATGAAGCTAGATTTTGAAAGAATAAGCGGAAAGAGGGCTAAATTTAACCTATTTTTAGCCCTTCTCGTCATCCTTGCTCTTCTAGGATGCTATTATTCCTACCTTATGTTCACAAAGGGATATTACATTACCGGGATGACCAATAATGTGCCCTGGGGAATTATGAAGGTTCTAACCATTTTTTTCATTGGCCTTTCTGCAGGCTCACTTATTTTATCATCCATTTCCGCTGTTTTTTCCCAAAAACAATATAAGCAATTTGCAAGGGTTGCTGCATACCTTGCCGCAATATTATTGATTGGCGCCCTTATCTCATTAGGGTTTAATTTAGGAAGGCCAGAGAGGGTATTAGAGCTATTCTTCCATCCAAATCCAGAATCCATATTGTCCTGGAATGCCCTATTTTATACAACTTACATTTTATTATGCTTTGTCTATATCTTTGTCATGGAAAAAGAGATGCAAAAAACAATTAAGGTATTAGGAGTAATTGCTGTTTTTATTGCTATCCTTGTTCATTCGGGAACAGGTGGAATATTTGGGTTTATCAGGGCAAGAGAGCTTTACCATTCGTCATTAACCCCTCCCTCCTTTGTCGCGGCAGCTTTATCCTCTGGCACAGCCTTAATCATTGTTTTATTGGCATTGACCTTTAAATGCACAAATAGATTTCTTGATCCAAGGCTTCTTATTAAACTCTCAAGGCTATTTGCCATTTTTATTATTGTTGTCCTCTATTTTCTTATTGTAGAAAATCTAACCAGGCTGTCAGTTTATATCTTTAAAGATAATAGCAGGTTTTGTGCTAAATGCGTGGAATTGGATTTGCTAACGGAAATGGACACACCAAATGATACCCTCAGGGCAATGGTGGAGATGATTAAAGAGTATGCCGAAGACTATGAGGCACAAAAAGGGCTTTTTTCTAAAAGCCCCAATCGTTACCACCATTTACCCTACATAGAAAGGATAAACCGATGCAAAAGTGACTGGGAGGTGTTAGAGCAGATTGAGGTAAGGTATGGCCATATACACCTATGACCAGATGCGTAGGGTCTTAGAAAAAATAGGATTTGAAAAGGTCAGGGAAAAGAAGCATAAAACATGAAAGAAGGTTTTGGAAGATAAAGAGATCTTACAGGTTAGGTTAAGTCATAAAGGCAAAATGGATATTCCTAAAAGCATATTTGTAACCATTCAGCCACTGATTAACACGGATTAGCAGAGGATAAAATAGAATGAGTTTAAAGCATAAAAAATAACAGAGGATATTATTTATACCCAAACAAAATTGGTGTCCAAATCTAACTAAATAATGATTTTGATTACTGGAAAACCAATTGC is part of the bacterium genome and harbors:
- a CDS encoding 4Fe-4S dicluster domain-containing protein gives rise to the protein MEGKNIPILCNHCSDAPCVRVCPVKASFIREDGIVLVCQECVIFVCIG
- a CDS encoding nucleotidyltransferase domain-containing protein, whose amino-acid sequence is MKIDERLLNDIINKIKTHFHPLKVILFGSYAEGKSKPDSDVDLLVIMKSNERPAKRAIKIRKLCRPRFLSMDILVRTPREIEERLKINDFFIKKIIENGRVVYERKI
- a CDS encoding HEPN domain-containing protein, translating into MKEKSNALEWYNKAENDFKAACYLAKRKKDPLFDLVCYHCQQACEKYFKASLVFKEKNPPWTHDLENLLDLCGEDDPSFEEIREIIMPLTPYVVEYRYPGEEAIEEEAKDALERTKKIRIFIKKKLGVKD
- the nrfD gene encoding NrfD/PsrC family molybdoenzyme membrane anchor subunit, whose translation is MKLDFERISGKRAKFNLFLALLVILALLGCYYSYLMFTKGYYITGMTNNVPWGIMKVLTIFFIGLSAGSLILSSISAVFSQKQYKQFARVAAYLAAILLIGALISLGFNLGRPERVLELFFHPNPESILSWNALFYTTYILLCFVYIFVMEKEMQKTIKVLGVIAVFIAILVHSGTGGIFGFIRARELYHSSLTPPSFVAAALSSGTALIIVLLALTFKCTNRFLDPRLLIKLSRLFAIFIIVVLYFLIVENLTRLSVYIFKDNSRFCAKCVELDLLTEMDTPNDTLRAMVEMIKEYAEDYEAQKGLFSKSPNRYHHLPYIERINRCKSDWEVLEQIEVRYGHIHL